CAGGCGATTGCCATCGCGATCATAACCCGCTGTTTTTGCCCACCGCTAATCTCATGAGGATAGGCCTTAAATGCTGCTTCGGGTCTAGGTAATTTTACCTGATTAAAAAGTTTTAGAGTTTCTTCTTTTGCGGCTTTCTTAGAGAGATTTGTGTGTCTTAATAAGATCTCGGTAACCTGTTTCCCGCAACGCATAGAAGGGTTTAGGGAACTCATAGGTTCTTGAAAAATCATCGAAATTTTATTACCGCGTATTTTTTGGAGTTCGTTGTCTGCTAGTTGAAGTAAATCACTTCCCTCAAATAAAATATTTCCCGAAGTAATTTCGGTAATGCGCTTAGGAAGCAAACCCAAAACAGCCAAATTTGTAACTGATTTACCTGACCCTGATTCTCCTACTACACCTACAATTTCGTTCTGCATAATATTAAAATCAATACTATGCAAAACCTGATTCGTTTGCTTTCCGGTTTTGAAACCGAGGCTAAGATCTTTTATTGAAAGTAGAGCTGTTGTATTCACAGCCTAAATTTACAATATCCTATAGTATTTAAACTGAAATGATCTCTGTCTCTAGTAATAAAGCTTCATTGCGCAGGCGCAAAACAATTTGTGCAACAGCGACGACATCACGTTCGCAATATTCTACAATACGCGCAATATCATTTTCTAAATAAAATACATCGCGTACCTGGCTACCATCTATATCGGTTTTGGGAGAAGGAATATTTAGGATTTTAGTGAGTAGTTTTAGAGAAGTATAGTGTTTATAATCGCCAAACTTCCACATTTCCAAGGTGTCAAGATGCGGAATTTCCCATGGTTTTTTGCCGAATAAATCTAATTTAAACGGAAGTGCAATCCCATTAATAATCATACGTCTTGCGATAAACGGGAAGTCAAACTCTTTACCATTGTGGGCACACAATAGGTGTTGCGGCTTATTAAAATGTTCAGATAGAAGTTTTTTAAATTCAAGCAGTTGGTTTCGTTCATCTCCATGAAAAGAGGTTGTTCTAAATGTACGCATGGCGTCTTTAACTTTAAAATAACCTACCGAAATACAAACGATTTTACCAAACTCAGCCCAAATACCTGCCCTGTCGTAAAACTCTTCTGCTGTAAAATCATCTTTGCGCTGATACTGAGTTTTATCGGCAAATAATTCCTGCATATCTGTATCTAAATCGCTAAAATTTTCGAGTTGAGGTACGGTTTCTATATCTAGAAATAAAATGTTTTCTAAGTGTATTTTTGATAGCATAATTTAGATTTCTGTTGCAATTTTTGAAAACTGTCAATGATAAAAATTCAATCATCCAAATAGGATAACCTAGTTGTAAACTAAATATAATCAAAAGTTTATGAAAAAAGTAAGGAGCTTAAAAACTCTAAAATAGCGTTTGTTGTGTAACCGGACTTTCGTGCTCAAGAAGCCATTTTTTACGCCAGATGCCACCGGCGTAACCCGTCATAGAATGATCGCTGCCAATCACACGGTGGCATGGTACAATAATAGCGATTGGGTTTTTACCATTTGCAGTAGCTGCTGCGCGTATTACTTTTGGGTCGCCAAGATCTTTGGCCATTTGTAAGTAGGAAGTGGTTTTCCCAAAAGGGATTTTCGCCAGTTGTAACCACACTTTTTTCTGAAAATCGGTGCCTTGTAGATTCAATTTTAGATTAAAATCTTTTAAATCTCCTGTAAAATAGTGTTCTAATTGAGAAACTACATCTTGAAGCTCTTTAGGTATTGCTTCGCTTTGCAAAATTTTTTCATCTAAAAATGTTACAGATACCAGTCCTTCTTGATTTCCTTTAATTAATAGTGTTCCCAAAGGAGAATCTAGATAGGCTTCTTTCATTCTGAAGGTTTATCAACATCTTCGTTTTTTACGTTTACATCGTGCTGAGGAGATAACTCAACTGTTTTAGAGTTCTCTGGAATTTTGTCTAGAACGATTCCCATACGTTTTGCACGGCGCTCCCAGTTTTTACGAGCTTGCACCTGCATATCTTCAATAGTGTCACTCTCGTCCATTATTTCGAGTCCCAGAAGTGTTTCTATAATGTCTTCCATAGTAACAACACCTATGGTGTTTCCAAAATGGTCTGTTACTAATGCAATATGACCACGACTGGTTACAAAAGTGTCAAAAAGTGCAGGTATGGGTTGATCTGCATCTACAATAAGAATATCTCTTTTTATATCTGAAAGCAATTTCTCTCCCTGTTCTTCTACAATTTCCTCGAGAACATCATCTTTTAAAATAAAGCCGGTTATGTTGTGTGATTTTTTACTGAAAACAGGTATTCTCGAAAACTTAAGATGTGGGTGTTCTTTATGAAATTGATTTAAAGTTTTAGTCTCATCTTCGGTCACCACAACTGGAAAAGGCGTCATTACATCTTTTGCCATCACCGATTTAAAAACCAGTAGATTCTTAATTACAGTAGTCTCATTATCTTCAAAAACTCCTTCTTTTTCAGCAGCATCGGTGAGTGCTAAAAATTCTTCACGACTCATTGTACTTACATGAGCAGATTTACCCACAAGTTTAGTTACTTGAGTCAACAACCATAAAATACCGGTATATTTTAGAAATATTAGAATAAGCGTTAAGGTCTTCGCTGTAAAGTTGCCCAGAGATTTCCAGTAAGTAGCACCTATTGTTTTAGGGATAATTTCTGAAAGCACAAGTATTAATAAGGTCATTATTGTAGAGACAATAGCGACAAAATTGAGTCCTAAAACAGAAAAATCCCAACCTGACTCAGCAGCCATTGTACCTGCTTGATCCCCTACTAAAATTGCACCCACAGTATGCGCAATTGTATTTAAAGTTAAAATAGCAATTAGGGGTTTGTCTATGTCTTTTTTAAAGTTAGCCAATGTCTTGGCGTATGCGTGACCTTCCTTAGTTTTAATGCGTATAAAACTAGGAGTAACACTTAATAAAACCGCTTCCAGGATAGAACATAGAAACGAGAAAAATATAGATATAAATGCAAAGGCGATTAGTAGACCCATTGGTTTAGTTTGATTTGAGATAAAGATACCATAATCAAAACACCTTACAAACAGGTTAAGAAAAGCTTAGGTTAAACTCGAAACTATTTGGAAAAAAAAGAGGCTCAACGAGCCTCTTCTAAATTTTCTAATATTAATGATCGGTTATGAAATTAACTTCACTACATCCTTAGCAAAATAACTGGCAATTAGATCTGCACCTGCGCGTTTAATTGCATATGTTTGTTCAAGAACCACAGCGTCGTGATCTAACCAGCCGCGCTCTGATGCCGCTTTTATCATAGCATATTCACCACTTACCTGATATACAGCTACCGGTACATTAACCTCATTTTTAATGTCGCGTACAATATCAAGGTAGCAAAGACCTGGTTTTACCATAACAATATCTGCACCTTCTTCAATATCCATGAGTGTTTCTTTAATGGCCTCATCGCGGTTTGCATAATCCATCTGATAGGTCTTTTTATCTTTTGGAACATCCTTAAGATCAACAGGAGCACTGTCTAGAGCATCCCGAAACGGACCGTAAAAAGCAGAAGCATATTTTGCTGAGTAACTCATAATACCTACGTCGTGGTGCCCTTCATCTTCAAGCAGGGTACGCATTTCAAAAATACGACCGTCCATCATATCACTAGGAGCAACCATGTCTGCACCGGCATTAGCGTGTGAAAGTGCCATCTCAGCTAAAATAGCACTAGAATCATCATTAAGTACTTTACCTCCCGCTACGATACCATCGTGCCCAAAAGACGAGAAAGGATCTAAGGCGACATCGGTCATAACAACCATACCCGGCACTGCATCTTTAACAGCTTTTATAGCTCGTTGCATAAGTCCGTCAGGATTTAGTGCTTCAGTACCTTTATTGTCTTTCAGTTTATCATCTACTTTTACAAAAAGTAACACGCTTTTAATACCCAGCGACCATACTTCTTTAGCTTCTTTTTTAAGATTGTCAAGACTCAGGCGATAATAACCCGGCATTGATGCAATTTCATCTTTAACCCCTTTTCCTTCTACCACAAAAACAGGTAGAATAAAGTCATTAGGCGATATGATAGTTTCACGTACTAAAGCGCGCATAGCTTCTGAAGTACGTAATCTGCGATTTCTTCTTAATGGAAACATATTATTCTGTATTTTACAGGCAAATTTACCATTATATTTTGAGCTTAGCGCCTGATTTTACTCTAACTGAACATCTCAAATTCATATTTCCGTGGAGGTCGTATCAAGATAAATTTCTTAAGGATTTTGATAAGCATATAGAAGACGAGCATTTGCATGTAATTGCGCCGCCAGGATCTGGCAAAACGGTTTTAGGTCTCGAAATGATAAGACGGGTAAATAAAAAAACACTGGTTTTTACACCTACGCTTACCATTAGAAATCAATGGAATGATCGTCTTGGGGATTGTTTTCTAAAAAACAGTAAGGATGTAAATTGTGGTTATAATTTAAAGAAGCCTGCAGATATTACATTTTCTACATATCAATCGCTACATGCTTTTTTTAAGAATGAGATGAATTCTTCTTCAGAAAAATTACTTGATTTTTTTAGAAATGCAGGGATTAAAAATATTGTTTTAGATGAGGCACATCATCTAAAAAATGAGTGGTGGCTGCCGCTTTTTGAACTAAAAAGATTAGAAAACTGTATTTATATCGCCCTTACAGCTACACCGCCTTATGACAGTTCACCCAGAGAATTACGTAATTATTTTGAACTTTGCGGTGCTGTAGATGCAGAAATCACAGTTCCTGAACTAGTAAAAGAACAGAATTTATGTCCTCACCAGGATTATATTCATTTTTCAAAACCCAGTATAGAGCGTATAAATGATATTCTTGATTTTAGAGAACAGATTTACCATTTTGTAACGGCACTTACTGGTAATATTAAATTTATTGAGTTAGTTAAAACCCATCCGTTTTATAAGGAAACAGAAGCTGTGCTGCCGCAGATTTATGAGGCGCCTAAGCTCTATTCAGCACTGCTTATCTTTCTAAATGCTTCTAAAGAATTAATCACCAGAGAAAAACTCGAAATTTTGGGTTTAACCGAAGAGGAACAGAAGCACATCCCAAGCTTTTCTTATGAGTGGGTAGAGGTACTTTTGCAGTATTATCTGGTTGATTTTAAAGATGCGTATGGTGAAGATGCGGCGGTTCTTTATCCCATTGAAAAAGAACTCAGACGTATAGGAGTACTCGATCAAAAGCGTTTAAATCTTATAGGAGATCAGCGATTTTATAAATCTTTATCACAAAGTGTAACAAAACTGAATAGCATTCTTGAGATTACAAATCTGGAGGCTAAGAATATGGGCGACTCGCTACGGCAAGTCATTCTTTCAGATTATATAAGAAAAGAATTTGTTGATATTCGGCAGAATCAATTGCATACTATTAATAAATTAGGTGTAATTCCTATATTTCAGCATTTACGCTTTAATGGAATTAAAGAACAGTATCTGGGAGTACTCACCGGCTCATTAATTATTTTACACAGTAGTACGATTGATGAATTAAGAAAACACCTCCCTGCAGATGCAATTACCTGGGAGCAAATCCCTGCATCATCATTTTTAATTATTAAACCCAATGCAACTTCAAAAACCTTGTTAATAGGGGCGATAACACACTTATTTGAAACTGGTTTTATAAAAATATTAATAGGTACAAAATCGCTATTAGGAGAAGGCTGGGATTGCCCGGCAATAAATACGCTGGTTTTGGCTTCGTTTGTAGGCTCTTTTGTAATGTCTAATCAAATGCGGGGCCGAGCCATACGGGTTTCACCAAATCAACCCGATAAAGTTGCAAACATCTGGCATCTTGCCTGTGTTGATCCAACCGCAGATAGTGGTGGAGCAGATTACAATTTGCTGCAAAGACGTTTTGATGCTTTTTGCGGCGTAAGCTTAACTGGAGTACCGGTTATAGAGAATGGCAGTGATCGCTTAAATATAAAAGTAGGTTCTAATAACAGTGAAGATCTCAATTTGCATTTTAGAAATTTAGCTTCAAATCGCAATCTTGTCAAATCTCGCTGGAGTGAAGCTATTGAAGAAGGAGCTGTTATGGTTAATGAGCTGAAATTAAATTTTGATGATAATCAACCTTTTAAAGTCAAACGGAAAATCGCTTATGATACTACGCTCAAGTATGCTTTGGCAGAAATAGGTCTAATACTTACTGTTGTGTTACCCGAGATTTTTATCAGTTACCTACGCGTTCTCATCTCTAAAGGAATCATTCATTTTATTGTTGTAGTGGCAGCTGCACTTGCGGTTACATTAATGCCGAAATTTTTTAAAGCATCAAAACTTTATTTATATTTTGGAAGAATAGATAAAGATATTGAGGCAATCGCCAAAGTTGTGTTACGTACAATGATTAATCTAAAACATATACATACACCACCTAAAAATATCGTTTTAGAAATTGAGGAGCCTCATGCAGGTGTTATAAATTGCTATTTAAAAGGTGCTACCGCAAAAGAAGAAAAACTGTTTATATCCTATTTGCAGGAAGTGATATTGCCCATAGAAAACCCAAGATATATATTAGCTCAGGCAAACTGGCTACGAGAGCAACTGGGGTTCTCCAGCTATTTTACAGTTCCTGATGTTTTTGCACAGCGCAAGGAAGATGCACTGGTTTTCTATAATTTTTGGACGCAGCATTTAGGAGAATGTTCTTTGTATTTTACCCGAAATTTAAGAGGCAGAAAATTGTTGCTAAAAGCACGCTTTCAAGCCCTTAAAAAAGATACGCATGTAAGTGCAAAACAGGCTACAATCTGGAAATAACGGTATTACAATTACACCCAGTCTTTCGGGTTTTCTAATACATCAACCAGTTTTGCTTCTTCACTACCCGGCTCGGGATGATGGTCGTAGCGCCATTGCACATTAGGAGGAAGGCTCATTAATATACTTTCTATTCTCCCATTTGTTTTAAGACCAAAAAGAGTTCCTTTATCGTGTACGAGGTTAAATTCTACATAGCGACCGCGACGTACTTCTTGCCAGTCTCGCTCTTTTTCGCCGTATGGCAAGGCTTTTCTTTTTCTAAAATAGGAGCGTAAGCATCTAGGAAACTATCACCTACTTCAGTCACAAAATTGTACCAGTCTTGCATGGAGCGTTCAGGAGTAGCTTTTAAATAATCAAAAAATAAACCACCTATACCACGGGCTTCGCCACGATGGCTGTTGTAAAAATACTCATCACAGCGGGCTTTGTAATGACTATAAAAATCTGGATCGTGCGCATCACAGGCTGTTTTACAAGTCTGATGAAAATGAAAAGCATCCTCTTCAAAAAGATAATACGGTGTCAAATCTTGCCCACCACCAAACCACGAGTCAACTAGCGTACCGTCTTTTTCATACATCTCAAAATAACGCCAGTTTGCATGCACGGTAGGTGCATATGGGTTCTTAGGGTGAATAACCAAACTAAGTCCACACGCAAAAAAATCACAATCACCTACATTAAAATACTTCTGCATAGCAGGAGCCAGGGCACCATGTACTTCTGAAATATTGACGCCTCCTTTTTCTATTACAGCGCCATTCTCAAGCACACGCGTACGCCCGCCACCACCTTCTTTGCGAACCCAATTATCTTCTTTAAACCTTGCAGAACCATCTATTGCTTCTAGTTTTGAGGTAATTGTGTCTTGTAAATTCTTTATGTAGTTAACAAACTGTTCTCTCATTGGGTAACTGTTTATTCTTATTTTTTTAAAATATAAAGCTCCATATCCTGAGCTTCTTTACCTTCTGGTTTAAATTCTTTTTCAAGAGTGCTGTGCCATACAAAGCCGCTGTGTTCTGCGACTGCTATACTCTTTGTATTTGTTTTGTGGGTGATGATTTTAAAGCTTGAAATCTGGTGGTTTAAAAAAGCAAAATCTACAATTTGAGATACTGCTTGTGTTATCCATCCTCTTCCTTGAAACCGCGGACTTAAACAATACGCTAATTCTGCTTCATTATTTTCAAAATCAAGATCTTTTAAGATGACCAATCCTGCTATCTCTGGATGTATAATTGTATGTATAGCAAAGGTAAAATCAGTTTTATTTGCTGCTTCCTTTTCTTTAAGCGCAATATATTTTTTAGTAGCAGAAAGCGAAGTATTCTCACTTAAAGTTATCGGGAAATATTCTTTAAAGGCGTCATTATCTTCCTTTAAAAGAAGGTGTAGCGCTTTAGCATCTTCTGCATTTAATAATGCAATTTCAAATTGAGATTCTTCAGTCATTGGTTTTTTTGATCTAAAAGGGTGAGCGTTGTTTTGCTTGCCGCTGTAACCGAGATGGGCAAAACCAGAAGTATTCCGACGATCGGAATCAAAAGAAAAAGCATAAATACAATACCGTTGCCTATTGCATAACCTCGATTTTGTTTCACAAAAGAAATACTTTCGCGGTAGCGCAAATGCCGTTCCAGCGTATAATCCATATTACCAAAACCTGCGTAATAGGCTTGTATTAAAAATAGCAACAAAGTCGCAATGAAGCCTACAACAGGAATTAAGCTCAACAGCAATAAGGGCAGTGTCATAAGTAATTCCCAACCTAGATTACGCAGGTTTATACGTATACCGCGTATAAGTTGGCTTGCATTTGAAGTATCTCGATGTTGATGAATTCCGGGCTGTAAATAGGCTTCTATTTTCTCAGAAACAGGGCTCATAAAAGGAGCCGAGAATGCCATTATTAAATGTTTGTAGAGAATAAGCCCCAAGGCTATGATTACTAAAGCTCCTATTATGTTGCTAATTGTTGTTAC
The sequence above is a segment of the Leeuwenhoekiella sp. MAR_2009_132 genome. Coding sequences within it:
- a CDS encoding 3'-5' exonuclease, encoding MLSKIHLENILFLDIETVPQLENFSDLDTDMQELFADKTQYQRKDDFTAEEFYDRAGIWAEFGKIVCISVGYFKVKDAMRTFRTTSFHGDERNQLLEFKKLLSEHFNKPQHLLCAHNGKEFDFPFIARRMIINGIALPFKLDLFGKKPWEIPHLDTLEMWKFGDYKHYTSLKLLTKILNIPSPKTDIDGSQVRDVFYLENDIARIVEYCERDVVAVAQIVLRLRNEALLLETEIISV
- a CDS encoding methylated-DNA--[protein]-cysteine S-methyltransferase — protein: MKEAYLDSPLGTLLIKGNQEGLVSVTFLDEKILQSEAIPKELQDVVSQLEHYFTGDLKDFNLKLNLQGTDFQKKVWLQLAKIPFGKTTSYLQMAKDLGDPKVIRAAATANGKNPIAIIVPCHRVIGSDHSMTGYAGGIWRKKWLLEHESPVTQQTLF
- a CDS encoding CNNM domain-containing protein, with translation MGLLIAFAFISIFFSFLCSILEAVLLSVTPSFIRIKTKEGHAYAKTLANFKKDIDKPLIAILTLNTIAHTVGAILVGDQAGTMAAESGWDFSVLGLNFVAIVSTIMTLLILVLSEIIPKTIGATYWKSLGNFTAKTLTLILIFLKYTGILWLLTQVTKLVGKSAHVSTMSREEFLALTDAAEKEGVFEDNETTVIKNLLVFKSVMAKDVMTPFPVVVTEDETKTLNQFHKEHPHLKFSRIPVFSKKSHNITGFILKDDVLEEIVEEQGEKLLSDIKRDILIVDADQPIPALFDTFVTSRGHIALVTDHFGNTIGVVTMEDIIETLLGLEIMDESDTIEDMQVQARKNWERRAKRMGIVLDKIPENSKTVELSPQHDVNVKNEDVDKPSE
- the hemB gene encoding porphobilinogen synthase; translated protein: MFPLRRNRRLRTSEAMRALVRETIISPNDFILPVFVVEGKGVKDEIASMPGYYRLSLDNLKKEAKEVWSLGIKSVLLFVKVDDKLKDNKGTEALNPDGLMQRAIKAVKDAVPGMVVMTDVALDPFSSFGHDGIVAGGKVLNDDSSAILAEMALSHANAGADMVAPSDMMDGRIFEMRTLLEDEGHHDVGIMSYSAKYASAFYGPFRDALDSAPVDLKDVPKDKKTYQMDYANRDEAIKETLMDIEEGADIVMVKPGLCYLDIVRDIKNEVNVPVAVYQVSGEYAMIKAASERGWLDHDAVVLEQTYAIKRAGADLIASYFAKDVVKLIS
- a CDS encoding DEAD/DEAH box helicase family protein, coding for MSLAPDFTLTEHLKFIFPWRSYQDKFLKDFDKHIEDEHLHVIAPPGSGKTVLGLEMIRRVNKKTLVFTPTLTIRNQWNDRLGDCFLKNSKDVNCGYNLKKPADITFSTYQSLHAFFKNEMNSSSEKLLDFFRNAGIKNIVLDEAHHLKNEWWLPLFELKRLENCIYIALTATPPYDSSPRELRNYFELCGAVDAEITVPELVKEQNLCPHQDYIHFSKPSIERINDILDFREQIYHFVTALTGNIKFIELVKTHPFYKETEAVLPQIYEAPKLYSALLIFLNASKELITREKLEILGLTEEEQKHIPSFSYEWVEVLLQYYLVDFKDAYGEDAAVLYPIEKELRRIGVLDQKRLNLIGDQRFYKSLSQSVTKLNSILEITNLEAKNMGDSLRQVILSDYIRKEFVDIRQNQLHTINKLGVIPIFQHLRFNGIKEQYLGVLTGSLIILHSSTIDELRKHLPADAITWEQIPASSFLIIKPNATSKTLLIGAITHLFETGFIKILIGTKSLLGEGWDCPAINTLVLASFVGSFVMSNQMRGRAIRVSPNQPDKVANIWHLACVDPTADSGGADYNLLQRRFDAFCGVSLTGVPVIENGSDRLNIKVGSNNSEDLNLHFRNLASNRNLVKSRWSEAIEEGAVMVNELKLNFDDNQPFKVKRKIAYDTTLKYALAEIGLILTVVLPEIFISYLRVLISKGIIHFIVVVAAALAVTLMPKFFKASKLYLYFGRIDKDIEAIAKVVLRTMINLKHIHTPPKNIVLEIEEPHAGVINCYLKGATAKEEKLFISYLQEVILPIENPRYILAQANWLREQLGFSSYFTVPDVFAQRKEDALVFYNFWTQHLGECSLYFTRNLRGRKLLLKARFQALKKDTHVSAKQATIWK
- a CDS encoding GNAT family N-acetyltransferase yields the protein MTEESQFEIALLNAEDAKALHLLLKEDNDAFKEYFPITLSENTSLSATKKYIALKEKEAANKTDFTFAIHTIIHPEIAGLVILKDLDFENNEAELAYCLSPRFQGRGWITQAVSQIVDFAFLNHQISSFKIITHKTNTKSIAVAEHSGFVWHSTLEKEFKPEGKEAQDMELYILKK
- a CDS encoding EI24 domain-containing protein encodes the protein MIKSIVKGLADYKDSISLIHKLNLWKYFAIPMVISFVTALLIGITAWGLSDTIGGFISRLWVWSWGAETVTTISNIIGALVIIALGLILYKHLIMAFSAPFMSPVSEKIEAYLQPGIHQHRDTSNASQLIRGIRINLRNLGWELLMTLPLLLLSLIPVVGFIATLLLFLIQAYYAGFGNMDYTLERHLRYRESISFVKQNRGYAIGNGIVFMLFLLIPIVGILLVLPISVTAASKTTLTLLDQKNQ